One part of the Anaeromyxobacter sp. Fw109-5 genome encodes these proteins:
- a CDS encoding universal stress protein: MTAWTRILCAVDFSEGARQALADAADLARRHGAELTLLHVWEAPHAVATMAVVAWPVPTGAEAEELAAELERWKQEAERLAGTRVRIAFGHGAPGAAIVRMAEAGRFDVVVVGTRRHGLARALLGSVAEHVVRHAPCPVLVARPPPDWGD, translated from the coding sequence ATGACCGCCTGGACGAGGATCCTGTGTGCGGTGGACTTCTCGGAGGGCGCGCGGCAGGCGCTCGCGGACGCGGCGGACCTCGCCCGGCGCCACGGCGCGGAGCTGACGCTGCTGCACGTATGGGAGGCGCCGCACGCGGTCGCGACCATGGCGGTGGTGGCGTGGCCGGTGCCCACCGGGGCCGAGGCCGAGGAGCTCGCCGCCGAGCTGGAGCGGTGGAAGCAGGAGGCGGAGCGGCTCGCGGGTACGCGGGTGCGGATCGCCTTCGGCCACGGCGCGCCGGGCGCCGCCATCGTGCGCATGGCGGAAGCGGGGCGGTTCGACGTCGTCGTCGTCGGCACGCGCCGGCACGGCCTCGCGCGCGCGCTGCTCGGCTCGGTGGCCGAGCACGTGGTGCGCCACGCGCCGTGTCCGGTGCTGGTCGCCCGGCCGCCTCCGGATTGGGGCGACTGA
- a CDS encoding 3-deoxy-7-phosphoheptulonate synthase, protein MIAGFVRVELASGGHRAPPVIENVNVAAFDAMLPPEEVKLRIPVSERAARTVVEGRRTVEAILDRTDPRLLVVVGPCSIHDPVAGLDYAHRLRALADELSDTLYLVMRVYFEKPRTSVGWEGLTNDPHMNDSFQVKEGMERARRFLLEVSDLGLPTGTEALDPISPHYRGDLVTWTAIGARTSESQTHRNLASGLSTPVGFKNGTDGEVDGAVNAILAAARPHAFLGINDQGRSAVIRTRGNRHGHLVLRGGGGRPNFDSVSVAIAEQALAKAGLPQTIVIDCSHANSWKKPELQPLVLRDVASQLRQGNRSIAGIMLESFLEQGSQPMSADPAQLRYGRSVTDPCLGWDETAAALREARSLLRGVVEERRRAADAPPSASPRAAAS, encoded by the coding sequence ATGATCGCGGGCTTCGTGCGCGTCGAGCTCGCGTCCGGCGGCCACCGCGCGCCGCCGGTGATCGAGAACGTCAACGTCGCCGCCTTCGACGCGATGCTCCCGCCGGAGGAGGTGAAGCTCCGCATCCCGGTGTCCGAGCGGGCCGCGCGGACGGTCGTCGAGGGGCGCCGCACCGTGGAGGCGATCCTCGACCGGACGGATCCGCGCCTGCTCGTGGTGGTCGGCCCCTGCTCGATCCACGACCCCGTCGCCGGGCTCGACTACGCCCACCGCCTGCGCGCGCTGGCGGACGAGCTCTCCGACACGCTCTACCTCGTGATGCGCGTCTACTTCGAGAAGCCGCGCACGTCGGTGGGCTGGGAGGGGCTCACGAACGATCCGCACATGAACGACTCCTTCCAGGTGAAGGAGGGCATGGAGCGGGCGCGCCGGTTCCTGCTCGAGGTGAGCGATCTGGGCCTGCCCACCGGGACGGAGGCGCTCGATCCCATCTCCCCGCACTACCGCGGCGACCTCGTCACCTGGACCGCCATCGGGGCGCGCACCTCGGAGTCGCAGACGCACCGCAACCTCGCCTCCGGGCTCTCCACGCCCGTCGGGTTCAAGAACGGCACCGACGGCGAGGTGGACGGCGCGGTGAACGCCATCCTGGCCGCGGCCCGGCCCCACGCTTTCCTGGGCATCAACGACCAGGGACGCTCCGCCGTGATCCGCACGCGCGGCAACCGCCACGGCCACCTGGTGCTGCGCGGCGGCGGCGGCCGGCCCAACTTCGACAGCGTCTCGGTGGCCATCGCCGAGCAGGCGCTCGCGAAGGCGGGACTCCCGCAGACGATCGTCATCGACTGCTCGCACGCGAACTCCTGGAAGAAGCCGGAGCTCCAGCCGCTCGTCCTGCGCGACGTGGCGAGCCAGCTCCGCCAGGGGAACCGGTCCATCGCGGGGATCATGCTGGAGAGCTTCCTCGAGCAGGGGAGCCAGCCGATGTCGGCCGATCCGGCGCAGCTCCGCTACGGCCGCTCGGTCACGGACCCTTGCCTCGGCTGGGACGAGACCGCCGCGGCGCTCCGCGAGGCGCGCAGCCTGCTGCGCGGCGTGGTGGAGGAGCGGCGTCGGGCCGCCGACGCGCCGCCATCGGCGTCGCCTCGCGCCGCGGCGAGCTGA
- the metG gene encoding methionine--tRNA ligase, giving the protein MTDAAQETSYVTTSIPYVNANPHLGFALELCVADAFARHRRARGRRVRFVTGTDDHSLKNVIAAERAGVPTAQWVADHAAAFEALNGALGISANEFQRTSASPAHGPAVRALWEACARRGDLYRRPYRGQYCVGCERFYEPEELANGRCPEHDAPLETIEETNWFFRLSRHADVVREAIESGRLRIVHEGAREETLAFLRGPVRDISVSRSAARARGWGLPVPADPSQVVWVWFDALCGYLAALGYGGIDAGLLDAFWCGDGERVHVIGKGIARFHAVYWPAFLESAGLPWPTDLLVHGYVTVEGEKISKSGRTIDPAPLIAEYGADAVRYFLLRHIRTARDGDFSIARFRQAHDAELANGLGNLASRILALVAKLTNGLVPAPGVELARDEDLRREALKLPSEVDDAVDRLSLDGALSAIFRLVDATNRFLTIAAPWEHAREGRAALAAATLRTALEALHVIARELAPFLPATSEDLRRRLEAPPLEDQVGWNALPTGRPLSKGPPLFRRTGERVTPPRAYGP; this is encoded by the coding sequence ATGACCGACGCAGCGCAGGAGACGTCCTACGTCACCACCTCCATTCCGTACGTCAACGCGAACCCTCACCTGGGATTCGCGCTCGAGCTCTGCGTCGCGGACGCGTTTGCGCGACACCGTCGTGCGCGCGGACGCCGCGTCCGCTTCGTCACCGGGACCGATGATCACAGCCTGAAGAACGTGATCGCCGCCGAGCGCGCGGGAGTTCCGACCGCGCAGTGGGTGGCAGACCACGCTGCGGCGTTCGAGGCGCTGAACGGCGCGCTCGGCATCTCCGCGAACGAGTTCCAGCGTACGAGCGCGAGCCCCGCGCACGGTCCAGCCGTTCGCGCTCTGTGGGAGGCGTGCGCCCGACGCGGCGACCTGTACCGGAGACCGTACCGCGGGCAGTACTGCGTCGGGTGCGAACGGTTCTACGAGCCGGAGGAGCTCGCGAACGGTCGCTGCCCCGAGCACGACGCCCCGCTCGAGACGATCGAGGAGACCAACTGGTTCTTCCGGCTGTCGCGCCACGCCGACGTGGTGCGCGAGGCGATCGAATCGGGGAGGCTTCGCATCGTTCATGAAGGCGCGCGCGAGGAGACCCTGGCTTTCCTTCGCGGCCCCGTGCGCGACATCTCGGTCTCGCGATCGGCCGCCCGCGCGAGAGGGTGGGGGCTCCCCGTGCCAGCGGACCCTTCGCAGGTGGTCTGGGTCTGGTTCGACGCTCTGTGCGGCTACCTCGCGGCGCTCGGATACGGAGGGATCGACGCCGGCCTCCTCGACGCCTTCTGGTGCGGTGACGGCGAGCGCGTCCACGTCATCGGCAAGGGAATCGCGCGGTTCCACGCGGTGTACTGGCCCGCGTTTCTGGAGTCGGCGGGGCTGCCATGGCCGACGGACCTGCTCGTGCACGGGTACGTCACGGTGGAAGGCGAGAAGATCAGCAAGTCGGGACGAACGATCGATCCCGCGCCGCTGATCGCGGAGTACGGGGCGGACGCCGTGCGGTACTTCCTGCTCCGACACATCCGGACGGCACGGGACGGCGACTTCAGCATCGCGCGGTTCCGCCAGGCACACGACGCGGAGCTCGCGAACGGGCTCGGCAATCTGGCGAGCCGCATCCTGGCGCTCGTGGCGAAGCTGACGAACGGTCTCGTACCCGCTCCGGGCGTGGAGCTCGCCCGGGACGAGGACCTTCGACGAGAGGCCCTGAAGCTTCCTTCGGAAGTCGACGACGCGGTCGACCGCTTGTCCCTGGACGGTGCGCTCTCGGCCATCTTCAGACTCGTCGACGCGACGAACCGGTTCCTTACGATCGCCGCACCGTGGGAACACGCGCGTGAAGGACGAGCCGCGCTCGCCGCTGCCACGTTGAGGACCGCGCTCGAGGCGCTCCATGTGATCGCCCGTGAGCTGGCGCCGTTTCTGCCGGCGACGTCCGAGGACCTACGGAGGCGCCTCGAGGCACCGCCCCTCGAGGACCAGGTCGGCTGGAACGCCCTGCCGACCGGGCGCCCCCTATCGAAAGGTCCGCCGTTGTTCCGGCGGACCGGGGAGAGAGTCACGCCGCCGCGCGCCTACGGACCGTGA
- a CDS encoding NAD(P)H-dependent oxidoreductase — MNLHERLLERAAAGRPIRVGLVGAGKFGTMYLAQAPRTPGVHVVAVADLRPERARDALARAGWPAERAGARGAEEALARGTTWITDDAERLIASAGVELVIDATGSPSAGIRHVLSCCAHGKDVVMVNVEADALAGPLLAERARQAGIVYSLAYGDQPALVSELVDWARAAGFAVVAAGKGTRYLPRYHASTPDTVWADYGIPPEEARASGLNAQMFNSFLDGTKSAIEMAAVSNATGLTPAPEGLAFPPAGADDLARVLRPRAAGGVLHHAGQVEVVSSLARDGSPVPRDLRWGVYVVIEAESPYVERCFREYGLVTDESGRYTATYKPFHLIGLELGISVASVALRREPTGQPRRWLADVMAVAKRDLAAGEVLDGEGGYLVFGKLAPAADARRAGALPIGLAHGVRLRAPVRAGDPVRWTDVEVDEGAEAVRLRRALEATLDPPLHPRPASG; from the coding sequence ATGAACCTGCACGAGCGGCTCCTCGAGCGCGCGGCGGCGGGCCGGCCGATCCGGGTCGGGCTCGTCGGCGCGGGGAAGTTCGGGACGATGTACCTCGCCCAGGCCCCGCGCACGCCCGGGGTCCACGTGGTCGCCGTCGCGGATCTGCGGCCGGAGCGGGCGCGCGACGCGCTCGCGCGGGCGGGCTGGCCCGCGGAGCGCGCCGGGGCGCGCGGCGCCGAGGAGGCCCTCGCGCGCGGGACGACCTGGATCACCGACGACGCCGAGCGGCTCATCGCGTCCGCGGGGGTCGAGCTCGTCATCGACGCGACCGGCAGCCCGTCGGCCGGGATCCGCCACGTCCTCTCCTGCTGCGCGCACGGGAAGGACGTGGTGATGGTCAACGTGGAGGCGGACGCGCTCGCGGGGCCGCTCCTCGCCGAGCGCGCGCGCCAGGCGGGCATCGTCTACTCGCTCGCCTACGGCGATCAGCCCGCGCTCGTGAGCGAGCTCGTGGACTGGGCCCGCGCCGCGGGGTTCGCGGTGGTCGCCGCGGGGAAGGGGACGCGCTACCTGCCGCGCTACCACGCCTCCACCCCCGACACCGTCTGGGCCGACTACGGGATCCCGCCGGAGGAGGCGAGGGCGAGCGGCCTCAACGCGCAGATGTTCAACTCGTTCCTCGACGGGACCAAGTCCGCCATCGAGATGGCGGCCGTCTCGAACGCGACGGGCCTCACCCCGGCGCCGGAGGGGCTCGCGTTCCCGCCCGCCGGCGCGGACGACCTCGCCCGCGTCCTGCGGCCGCGAGCGGCGGGCGGCGTCCTCCATCACGCGGGCCAGGTCGAGGTCGTCTCGAGCCTGGCGCGAGACGGGTCGCCGGTGCCGCGCGATCTCCGCTGGGGCGTGTACGTGGTGATCGAGGCGGAGAGCCCCTACGTCGAGCGCTGCTTCCGCGAGTACGGGCTCGTCACCGACGAGAGCGGGCGGTACACGGCCACGTACAAGCCGTTCCACCTCATCGGGCTCGAGCTCGGCATCTCCGTGGCGTCGGTCGCGCTGCGGCGCGAGCCGACGGGGCAGCCGCGCCGCTGGCTCGCCGACGTCATGGCGGTCGCGAAGCGCGACCTCGCCGCGGGCGAGGTGCTGGATGGGGAGGGCGGCTACCTCGTCTTCGGCAAGCTCGCGCCGGCGGCGGACGCGCGCCGCGCGGGCGCCCTGCCCATCGGGCTCGCGCACGGCGTCCGGCTCCGCGCGCCGGTGCGCGCGGGCGACCCGGTGCGCTGGACGGACGTCGAGGTCGACGAGGGCGCGGAGGCGGTGCGGCTCCGCCGCGCGCTCGAGGCGACGCTCGATCCTCCGCTGCACCCCCGCCCCGCCAGCGGCTGA
- a CDS encoding membrane protein, with product METSPSTAAPAAEVAKGERMAKVVYVLYLASFVVGVTLLVGVVIAYVYQRDVPEGLRTHFRLQIRTFWIGLLYLVAGGILSVIGVGVVLLLFVAVWLIVRCVKGLRHLDRREPYPNESTWLW from the coding sequence ATGGAGACCAGCCCCAGCACCGCAGCGCCCGCCGCCGAGGTCGCGAAGGGCGAGCGCATGGCGAAGGTGGTGTACGTCCTCTACCTGGCCTCGTTCGTCGTGGGCGTCACCCTGCTCGTCGGCGTCGTGATCGCTTACGTGTACCAGCGCGACGTCCCCGAGGGCCTGCGGACCCACTTCCGGCTGCAGATCCGGACGTTCTGGATCGGGCTCCTCTATCTGGTCGCGGGCGGGATCCTCTCGGTCATCGGCGTGGGCGTGGTGCTCCTCCTCTTCGTCGCGGTCTGGCTGATCGTCCGCTGCGTGAAGGGGCTGCGTCACCTCGACCGGCGAGAGCCGTACCCGAACGAGAGCACCTGGCTCTGGTAG
- a CDS encoding 4-oxalocrotonate tautomerase family protein — protein sequence MPYVNIKITREGATPEQKAELIRGVTELLRDKLGKNPETTVVVIDEVDTDNWGIGGESVTVRRRRGS from the coding sequence ATGCCGTACGTGAACATCAAGATCACGCGCGAAGGGGCCACCCCCGAGCAGAAGGCGGAGCTCATCCGCGGCGTCACCGAGCTCCTGCGCGACAAGCTCGGCAAGAATCCCGAGACGACGGTGGTGGTGATCGACGAGGTGGACACCGACAACTGGGGGATCGGCGGCGAGTCGGTCACCGTGCGTCGGCGCCGCGGCAGCTAG